One part of the Arabidopsis thaliana chromosome 4, partial sequence genome encodes these proteins:
- a CDS encoding DNA-binding storekeeper protein-related transcriptional regulator (DNA-binding storekeeper protein-related transcriptional regulator; INVOLVED IN: biological_process unknown; LOCATED IN: mitochondrion; CONTAINS InterPro DOMAIN/s: Protein of unknown function DUF573 (InterPro:IPR007592); BEST Arabidopsis thaliana protein match is: DNA-binding storekeeper protein-related transcriptional regulator (TAIR:AT4G25210.1); Has 94 Blast hits to 94 proteins in 6 species: Archae - 0; Bacteria - 0; Metazoa - 0; Fungi - 0; Plants - 93; Viruses - 0; Other Eukaryotes - 1 (source: NCBI BLink).), with product MMRLRRLLERMLRRCCFRDCSVRLTKSLCFKKLIEFDATKNQIVTKLQRLKKKFNNAVKNARKKGQTEDEVEYAKESEKKRFDLSIMIWGSNGVLVAGKSSKKKVAPKEMKPEETDAKVVNEGLSIGREMVPFGSSCGLDESKLTTGWENVEDGAEKREVEEKWKKFKDKLFELLYERSVLMNKTEAMMFKAES from the exons ATGATGAGGTTAAGAAGATTGCTGGAGAGGATGCTAAGAAGATGTTGTTTCAGAGATTGTTCAGTGAGGCTGACGAAATCGCTTTGCTTCAAG AAACTGATCGAGTTCGATGCTaccaaaaaccaaattgtTACTAAACTtcagaggttgaagaagaagtttaatAACGCTGTGAAGAATGCGCGTAAGAAGGGTCAGACAGAAGATGAGGTCGAGTATGCTaaagagagtgagaaaaaACGTTTTGACTTGTCCATAATGATTTGGGGGAGCAACGGTGTTTTGGTTGCTGGTAaatcatcaaagaagaaagttgcaCCCAAAGAGATGAAACCTGAAGAAACAGACGCAAAGGTTGTGAACGAAGGTCTCTCCATTGGTAGAGAGATGGTGCCGTTCGGGAGTTCTTGTGGTTTGGATGAATCTAAATTAACTACGGGTTGGGAAAATGTTGAGGATGGAGctgagaagagagaagtgGAGGAAAAATGGAAGAAGTTTAAGGATAAGCTGTTTGAGCTACTTTACGAGAGGTCTGTGCTTATGAACAAAACTGAAGCGATGATGTTCAAAGCTGAATCTTGA
- the EDA34 gene encoding Calcium-binding EF-hand family protein (embryo sac development arrest 34 (EDA34); INVOLVED IN: polar nucleus fusion; LOCATED IN: chloroplast; BEST Arabidopsis thaliana protein match is: calmodulin-related (TAIR:AT1G73440.1); Has 80 Blast hits to 56 proteins in 14 species: Archae - 3; Bacteria - 0; Metazoa - 4; Fungi - 0; Plants - 72; Viruses - 0; Other Eukaryotes - 1 (source: NCBI BLink).) yields MARGESEGESSGSERESSSSSSGNESEPIKGKISEYEKQRLSRIAENKARLDALGIPAIALSLQGSVAGGSRTKNTRSDKEAATMKKKRQEGGKGFITRRDVAKMATVHDFTWTEEELQDMIRSFDMDKDGKVGTKLKVFTFIRETLLLNIFNFGQLSCRSSDGTGRTDRSSDGMDREKCSRKHKDKCIRTHPRVAHGCNLTGKGRKHQEWVRNVIHHIGSTSRPPSCIYLLSHGETDQRSVRPKGDSMDNQRESPR; encoded by the exons ATGGCGAGGGGAGAATCGGAGGGAGAGAGCTCAGGAAGTGAACGAGAGAGTTCGAGCTCGAGTTCCGGCAACGAATCGGAGCCGATAAAGGGGAAAATCTCGGAATATGAGAAGCAGAGGTTGTCAAGGATCGCTGAGAACAAAGCGAGATTGGATGCACTCGGAATTCcg GCAATAGCGCTTTCTCTACAGGGCTCTGTTGCAGGAGGCTCTCGTACGAAAAATACGAGAAGCGATAAAGAGGCTGCaactatgaagaagaaaagacagg AAGGTGGAAAAGGGTTCATTACTCGGAGAGATGTGGCGAAAATGGCAACGGTGCATGACTTCACATGGACAGAAGAGGAATTACAAGACATGATTCGTTCCTTTGACATGGACAAGGACGGAAAGGTGGGTACTAAGTTGAAGGTATTCACGTTTATTAGAGAAACATTATTGCTAAACATCTTTAATTTTGGGCAGCTAAGCT GCCGATCGTCTGACGGAACGGGTCggacagaccgatcgtcggatGGGATGGATCGAGAAAAGTGTTCGAGGAAGCACAAGGATAAGTGCATCCGAACACACCCAAGGGTCGCCCATGGATGCAATCTTACCGGTAAAGGGAGAAAGCACCAAGAATGGGTAAGGAACGTGATTCACCATATAGGATCAACATCGCGGCCGCCTTCATGTATCTATCTCCTCAGCCATGGTGAAACCGATCAAAGATCGGTAAGACCAAAGGGTGACTCGATGGATAACCAACGGGAAAGTCCACGGTGA